A genomic segment from Candidatus Poribacteria bacterium encodes:
- a CDS encoding nucleotidyltransferase family protein, protein MLNKGEMIRKAVIIAGGMGTRLRPVTYEIPKPLIPIQGKTLTEHILDILKDAGVEEVYLSVGYMHERIREYLGDGSRFGMKIRYIIEDKPLGTGGWMKLIEPLHEHFIALNGDNLFDLDLREMYQFHISRGAVATIALTRVDDPRAYGVVTMDGDRITAFLEKTPHPPTDLINSGYYIFSPSVFRHLPSSDAFMLEKELFPRLAEDGVLYGFIHDGIWFDTGTFERWEAAIRGWKRGKNRR, encoded by the coding sequence ATGTTGAATAAAGGGGAGATGATCCGTAAGGCGGTGATCATAGCCGGGGGGATGGGCACGAGGCTCAGGCCCGTCACATATGAGATACCCAAACCTCTCATCCCGATACAGGGTAAAACGCTGACGGAGCACATTCTGGATATCCTCAAGGATGCGGGCGTGGAGGAGGTCTATCTCAGCGTGGGATACATGCATGAGAGGATCAGGGAATATCTCGGCGATGGGAGCCGATTCGGGATGAAAATCCGTTACATCATCGAGGATAAACCTCTGGGCACGGGCGGATGGATGAAGCTGATAGAGCCGCTCCATGAGCATTTCATAGCGCTCAACGGGGATAACCTCTTCGATCTGGACCTCAGGGAGATGTATCAATTCCATATATCAAGGGGAGCGGTGGCTACGATCGCTTTGACCAGGGTGGATGACCCCCGCGCCTACGGGGTCGTTACGATGGACGGCGACAGGATCACCGCTTTTTTGGAGAAAACCCCTCACCCTCCAACCGACCTGATAAATTCGGGATACTACATCTTCAGCCCCTCCGTATTCCGACACCTCCCGTCCTCCGACGCCTTCATGCTCGAAAAGGAGCTCTTCCCCAGACTCGCGGAGGATGGAGTGCTCTACGGGTTTATACATGACGGGATTTGGTTCGATACGGGGACGTTTGAGAGGTGGGAGGCAGCTATCAGGGGATGGAAGAGGGGAAAAAACAGGAGGTGA
- a CDS encoding alkaline phosphatase family protein: MAEAKRGLILGLDAMVPNITERFLDEGVMPNLSRMVERGCFTRVRPVIPAQTPSNWDTIATGATPGTHGVVQWGSHIPGEPVWEYHRQEAFNAGLCRAEYLWEAAARSGIRSVVMNYAGYPPTTKAAVFIEWLFQPSRSYFDLAPPTVYHNCPELNTTDPIELLPAKGWRNLPLSGLTPFDAELPVVPSTEGSGPTYYALVWGKDGKYDRVSISPSRDFSEIIATLSVGEWSDWIRAGFKTADQGEAEGAFRFKLVELSPDGVRMRLYRSDAYPTDGRFCSNPVLGKRLVSELGPYIHSGMTVGLHCHGQLDWETADEVMAEEAKWWAEAAYMAMKSADASLLVLHWHILDEIGHRFIPLIDPTGTNYDPSKADEYWQIVRNYYRATDRFVGEFLKRFDDGETLFVVVSDHGMPANKKAVSLINLFKDRGWVSLTSDGKGVDWAHSKLFFVQNHLWINLKGRDEGGVVPPEEYESLRSQVLTAMRDLKDPETGEHVFAFVLTREDAPMVGLWGDYIGDLVFCYSGGYRWSGPEVLRMGEDRVVFPCGGGNHGPMIPTYETDATSVMGTLIMYGPGIRPGVKPPKLEQAGICTTDVAPTVAHLMGFDAPAQTEGRILREFLIKGYSRRPDRVLKPTARPIKRRPTVKPKPITLQGDVTDEE, translated from the coding sequence ATGGCTGAGGCGAAAAGGGGATTGATCCTGGGGCTGGATGCTATGGTTCCCAACATCACGGAGAGATTTCTCGATGAAGGGGTCATGCCGAACCTATCACGGATGGTCGAGAGAGGGTGCTTCACCCGCGTTCGGCCTGTGATTCCGGCTCAAACCCCCTCGAACTGGGATACCATAGCGACAGGAGCTACGCCGGGAACCCACGGTGTGGTCCAGTGGGGCTCACACATCCCGGGTGAACCGGTGTGGGAGTATCATCGTCAGGAGGCCTTCAACGCGGGTTTATGTCGCGCCGAGTATCTCTGGGAGGCGGCCGCGCGGTCGGGCATACGGAGCGTGGTTATGAACTACGCCGGATATCCGCCTACAACCAAGGCCGCCGTCTTCATCGAATGGCTTTTTCAGCCGTCCCGATCCTATTTCGACCTGGCCCCTCCGACCGTATACCACAACTGCCCTGAACTGAATACGACCGATCCGATCGAGCTTCTTCCGGCAAAGGGGTGGAGGAATTTGCCTTTATCCGGACTCACCCCGTTTGATGCTGAGCTTCCCGTTGTGCCTTCAACTGAAGGTTCCGGGCCGACATACTACGCTCTTGTGTGGGGCAAGGATGGGAAATATGACAGGGTTTCGATATCGCCTTCCAGGGATTTCTCTGAAATTATAGCCACGCTTTCCGTCGGCGAGTGGAGCGACTGGATACGGGCAGGGTTCAAGACGGCGGATCAGGGAGAGGCGGAGGGTGCTTTCAGGTTCAAACTGGTGGAGCTTTCGCCCGATGGGGTGCGGATGAGGCTTTATCGGAGTGACGCCTATCCTACGGACGGTCGGTTTTGCTCCAATCCCGTTTTGGGAAAAAGGCTTGTCTCTGAGCTGGGACCGTATATACACTCGGGCATGACGGTGGGTCTTCACTGTCACGGCCAGCTGGACTGGGAGACGGCCGACGAGGTGATGGCCGAGGAAGCGAAGTGGTGGGCCGAGGCCGCATATATGGCGATGAAATCGGCTGATGCTTCACTGCTGGTGTTACACTGGCATATATTGGACGAGATAGGCCATCGGTTCATCCCTCTGATCGATCCTACGGGGACTAATTATGACCCTAGCAAGGCCGATGAATACTGGCAGATCGTGCGAAACTACTATCGTGCGACCGATCGGTTCGTAGGCGAGTTCCTCAAGCGGTTCGATGACGGCGAGACGCTCTTCGTGGTGGTCTCCGATCACGGTATGCCTGCCAATAAAAAGGCCGTATCGCTCATAAACCTCTTTAAGGATCGTGGATGGGTGAGCTTGACCTCTGACGGCAAAGGTGTGGATTGGGCTCATAGCAAGCTCTTCTTCGTCCAGAATCACCTTTGGATCAACCTGAAGGGCAGGGATGAAGGAGGGGTGGTTCCGCCTGAGGAGTATGAATCCCTCAGATCCCAGGTTTTGACGGCTATGAGGGATCTGAAGGATCCCGAAACGGGCGAGCACGTCTTCGCCTTTGTCCTGACGAGAGAGGATGCCCCTATGGTCGGGCTCTGGGGGGATTATATCGGCGATCTGGTTTTCTGTTATTCCGGCGGATACAGATGGTCGGGGCCGGAGGTTCTACGGATGGGCGAGGACCGGGTCGTCTTCCCCTGCGGAGGGGGAAACCATGGGCCGATGATCCCCACATACGAGACGGATGCGACGTCGGTGATGGGAACGCTTATCATGTACGGGCCGGGAATTCGGCCAGGCGTCAAACCTCCAAAGCTCGAACAGGCCGGAATCTGCACCACGGATGTCGCCCCCACAGTGGCCCACTTAATGGGATTTGACGCCCCGGCCCAGACGGAGGGAAGGATATTGAGGGAGTTTTTGATCAAGGGTTACAGCAGACGGCCGGATCGGGTCTTAAAACCCACCGCCAGACCCATAAAACGCCGTCCGACCGTCAAACCAAAGCCCATCACCTTACAGGGCGATGTGACGGATGAGGAGTGA
- a CDS encoding sugar phosphate isomerase/epimerase: protein MRLGGPVFSSYSDPGEWIAALRRAGYRAAYCPVGPDADGSTIRDYSEAAREADIVIAEVGAWSNPMSPNEEERHKALEKCKRMLALADEIGARCCVNIAGSRGEKWDGHHPDNLTDETFDMIVETVRGIIDDVKPKRSFYTLETMPWMYPDSAESYLRLIEAIDRKRFAVHFDPVNLICSPQRYYGNGELIKDFIEKLGPHIKSCHAKDIVLSQKLTTHLDETRPGLGGLDYRVFLRKLNELDPDIPLMLEHLPNEEEYAKAASYIRSIAEELGIGL from the coding sequence ATGAGATTGGGAGGACCTGTGTTTTCAAGCTATTCCGATCCAGGGGAATGGATAGCCGCCCTCCGACGGGCCGGATATAGGGCGGCGTATTGTCCCGTAGGGCCGGATGCCGATGGCTCGACGATTCGGGATTACTCCGAGGCAGCCCGGGAAGCCGATATAGTGATAGCTGAGGTCGGGGCATGGAGCAATCCGATGAGCCCTAACGAGGAGGAACGGCATAAGGCACTGGAGAAATGCAAGAGGATGCTGGCGTTGGCCGATGAGATCGGCGCCCGATGCTGTGTCAACATAGCAGGCTCCCGCGGGGAGAAATGGGATGGCCATCATCCGGATAACCTCACCGATGAGACCTTCGATATGATCGTCGAGACAGTGCGTGGGATCATAGACGATGTTAAGCCTAAAAGGAGCTTCTATACCCTGGAGACGATGCCGTGGATGTACCCGGACTCAGCCGAGAGCTATCTCAGGCTGATCGAAGCGATAGATCGTAAGCGATTCGCCGTACATTTCGATCCGGTCAACCTGATCTGCAGCCCACAGCGGTATTACGGCAACGGTGAGCTGATAAAGGACTTCATAGAGAAACTCGGCCCTCATATCAAGAGCTGTCACGCCAAAGATATCGTGCTTTCTCAAAAGCTCACCACGCATCTTGACGAGACCCGACCCGGCCTGGGAGGATTGGATTACAGGGTCTTTCTGCGGAAACTTAACGAGCTCGATCCGGATATCCCCCTCATGCTTGAACATCTACCCAACGAAGAGGAATATGCCAAGGCTGCCAGCTATATCCGCTCGATCGCTGAGGAGCTTGGAATCGGACTTTAG
- a CDS encoding 2-dehydropantoate 2-reductase, whose protein sequence is MRILIVGPGAMGSLFAVLLADAGNDVFMLDYKPDRAARLNENGFRVHGVSGERFKRIKVLLRADRIPKVDYTFIWVKSYDTASAVRSIGSALKGSGYVVTLQNGLGNADIIAEEFGAERVIAGVTSHGATCLAPGDILHAGAGETVIGTLSGDISEGAKGCVKMLNDAGIQTRISEDIRSEIWGKLIVNAAINPLTAVTGLKNGELIQHDETIKIMRMAVEEGVKVAAELNVVLPYSDPMGRVVDVCRLTADNISSMLQDVMVGRKTEIDFINGAIVRLGREKNIPTPVNETLVYLVKVREKGAR, encoded by the coding sequence ATGAGGATACTCATTGTCGGACCGGGGGCGATGGGTTCGCTTTTTGCCGTCCTGCTTGCCGATGCAGGTAACGATGTGTTTATGCTGGATTACAAACCGGATAGGGCTGCGAGGCTGAACGAGAACGGATTCAGGGTCCACGGGGTAAGCGGTGAGAGGTTCAAAAGGATAAAGGTGTTGTTGAGGGCGGATAGGATCCCGAAGGTAGATTACACCTTTATATGGGTGAAATCCTATGACACCGCTTCAGCCGTCAGATCTATCGGTTCCGCTCTCAAGGGAAGCGGATATGTGGTCACACTTCAAAACGGGTTGGGCAATGCCGATATAATAGCGGAGGAATTCGGAGCAGAAAGGGTTATAGCCGGGGTCACCTCCCATGGAGCAACCTGTCTGGCACCGGGGGATATCCTGCACGCCGGAGCAGGTGAAACGGTCATCGGAACCCTATCGGGTGATATAAGCGAAGGCGCGAAAGGATGCGTTAAAATGCTTAACGACGCTGGGATTCAAACGAGGATCTCAGAGGATATCCGCTCCGAGATCTGGGGCAAGCTGATAGTTAACGCCGCCATAAACCCCCTCACCGCAGTAACGGGTTTAAAGAATGGCGAATTGATCCAACATGATGAGACGATAAAAATCATGAGAATGGCGGTTGAGGAGGGAGTGAAGGTCGCCGCTGAGCTGAACGTCGTTCTACCTTATTCGGACCCCATGGGCAGGGTGGTGGATGTATGTAGACTCACAGCCGATAATATCTCCTCTATGTTGCAGGATGTGATGGTCGGCAGAAAGACCGAGATAGATTTTATAAACGGTGCGATCGTAAGGCTTGGGAGGGAAAAGAACATACCTACCCCGGTCAATGAGACGCTTGTGTATCTAGTTAAAGTCCGCGAGAAAGGAGCAAGGTAG
- a CDS encoding serine hydroxymethyltransferase: MNRLLSQVDPEMAQILDGELDRQIHTLVMIPSENYASKAVLQVQGCIMTNKYAEGYPGNRYYNGCRFVDMAESLAIERAKRLFGAEHANVQPHTGSQANMAVYYALLDEGDTILSMHINHGGHLTHGKAQNFSGRYYNFVFYGVDRETEMIDLNYVEDLAKRHRPRLILVGASAYPRILEFDKWREIADRVGAYLMADIAHIAGLIIGGVHPDPVPYCDIVTSTTHKTLRGPRGAFILCRKELAKKIDRAVFPGVQAGPLMHVIAAKAVCFKEAMEPGFKEYQKQIVKNAKTLAHALMERGFRLVSRGTDNHLMLIDLTNKGISGREAADMLEEAGIIVNKNLIPYDPKPPTETSGIRPGTPALTTRGMKEPEMELIADFYAQVLDNPTDISVREKVRQQVKELCDRFPIYQDLDIWA, translated from the coding sequence ATGAACAGGCTTTTAAGTCAGGTCGATCCTGAGATGGCCCAGATATTGGATGGCGAGCTGGATAGGCAGATACACACGCTCGTGATGATCCCCTCCGAAAACTACGCCAGTAAGGCGGTTCTGCAGGTTCAGGGTTGCATAATGACCAACAAATACGCGGAGGGATATCCGGGAAATCGATATTACAACGGATGCAGGTTCGTTGATATGGCCGAGTCGCTCGCCATCGAACGGGCGAAGAGGCTTTTCGGGGCGGAACACGCCAACGTCCAGCCTCACACCGGTTCGCAGGCCAACATGGCCGTGTATTATGCCCTCTTGGATGAGGGTGATACCATCTTATCCATGCATATCAACCACGGCGGCCATCTCACCCACGGTAAGGCTCAGAATTTCTCAGGCAGATACTACAATTTCGTCTTCTACGGGGTTGACCGTGAGACGGAGATGATCGATCTCAACTACGTGGAGGATCTGGCTAAGAGGCATAGGCCGAGGTTGATACTTGTGGGCGCAAGCGCTTATCCGAGGATATTGGAGTTCGACAAGTGGCGCGAGATAGCGGATAGAGTTGGGGCGTATCTCATGGCCGATATCGCCCACATCGCCGGTCTGATCATCGGAGGTGTTCATCCTGACCCGGTTCCATACTGTGATATCGTCACCTCCACGACTCACAAAACCCTCAGGGGCCCGCGCGGCGCCTTCATACTCTGCCGTAAAGAGCTGGCAAAGAAGATCGATAGGGCCGTCTTTCCCGGCGTTCAGGCCGGCCCGCTGATGCATGTCATAGCGGCAAAAGCCGTCTGTTTTAAGGAGGCGATGGAGCCGGGGTTCAAGGAATACCAGAAACAGATCGTCAAAAACGCGAAAACGCTGGCACATGCCCTCATGGAGAGGGGTTTTAGGCTGGTTTCAAGGGGCACCGATAACCACCTGATGCTGATCGATCTGACGAATAAGGGCATATCGGGCCGTGAGGCGGCTGATATGCTGGAGGAGGCGGGGATCATAGTCAACAAGAACCTGATCCCCTATGATCCGAAGCCTCCTACCGAAACCAGCGGCATCAGGCCCGGAACGCCGGCGTTGACGACCAGAGGAATGAAGGAGCCGGAGATGGAGCTGATAGCCGATTTCTACGCCCAGGTGTTGGATAACCCCACCGATATAAGCGTTAGGGAGAAAGTCAGGCAGCAGGTTAAAGAGCTGTGCGATAGGTTTCCGATATACCAGGATCTGGATATATGGGCCTGA
- a CDS encoding bifunctional folylpolyglutamate synthase/dihydrofolate synthase — MEYRSALEFLNSFINYERRVEHRYDERRFNLERMRRLLDSIGNPHLARKKVIHIAGTKGKGSTACMISTILAEAGYKVGLYTSPHLVTPRERFRINGKMISQDELSQLVERIQPVAEEMRHSDEMGDLTFFELYTALGFLWFASEGTDIWVLETGLGGRLDATNVINSDLVVITPIGLDHTRILGDTLKAIAREKAGIIKSDAPVVCAPQKEGVIGIISERCRRFNSPLLRVDEIARSEREVSSPAGERFSAEVMGLRYEDLFLPLLGEHQIINALTAITAVEVMRGEGFGISPKAIRSGLARVKWPCRIQVVRERPIVILDVAHNPDSIRALRRTIQERFRYEKLILVFGASSDKDVEGMGYEFAGFADTTIATRASDNTRMIPPAELKLRLEGILDHVLTAGAVREAFSEALSMAGPDDLICVTGSFYHVGELLKDMICKNMT, encoded by the coding sequence ATGGAGTACCGATCCGCCCTGGAGTTCCTCAACTCCTTCATCAACTATGAGCGGCGGGTGGAACATCGATACGATGAACGCAGGTTCAATCTCGAACGGATGCGCAGACTCCTCGATTCCATCGGCAATCCACACCTCGCTCGCAAAAAGGTTATCCACATCGCCGGAACTAAAGGTAAGGGATCAACAGCCTGTATGATCTCGACGATACTTGCCGAGGCAGGTTATAAGGTCGGGCTCTATACCTCGCCCCACCTCGTCACCCCGCGCGAGAGGTTCAGGATAAACGGCAAGATGATCTCCCAGGATGAACTTTCCCAACTGGTGGAGAGGATTCAGCCTGTGGCCGAGGAGATGAGACATAGCGATGAGATGGGGGATCTCACCTTCTTCGAGCTTTACACCGCACTCGGATTCCTCTGGTTTGCCTCAGAAGGGACGGATATCTGGGTGCTGGAGACGGGATTGGGAGGGAGGCTTGATGCCACCAACGTGATCAACTCCGACCTCGTCGTCATAACCCCAATCGGGCTGGATCACACCCGAATACTGGGAGATACTCTTAAGGCTATAGCGCGGGAGAAAGCTGGAATTATAAAGAGCGATGCCCCTGTGGTGTGCGCGCCGCAGAAAGAGGGGGTCATAGGGATCATCTCCGAAAGATGCCGTCGCTTCAACTCGCCGCTCCTCCGCGTGGATGAGATCGCCCGATCGGAAAGAGAGGTCTCCTCCCCGGCCGGCGAGAGGTTCTCCGCCGAGGTGATGGGCCTGAGGTATGAAGATCTTTTTTTACCTCTCCTCGGGGAGCATCAGATCATCAACGCTCTGACGGCGATAACCGCTGTGGAGGTCATGCGCGGCGAGGGTTTTGGGATCTCACCGAAGGCCATCCGATCGGGATTGGCCAGGGTGAAGTGGCCATGTAGGATACAGGTGGTCAGGGAGAGACCGATCGTGATACTCGATGTGGCCCATAATCCCGATTCGATCAGAGCACTGCGACGGACGATTCAGGAGAGATTTAGATACGAGAAGCTCATCTTGGTATTCGGCGCCTCGTCGGACAAGGACGTGGAGGGTATGGGATACGAATTTGCGGGATTCGCCGATACGACGATAGCTACGAGGGCCTCTGATAACACCAGGATGATCCCCCCGGCTGAGCTGAAGTTGAGGCTGGAGGGGATTTTAGATCACGTTCTTACCGCCGGGGCGGTAAGGGAAGCCTTTTCAGAAGCTCTCTCCATGGCAGGGCCGGACGATCTGATCTGCGTTACCGGTTCCTTCTATCATGTGGGAGAGCTTTTGAAAGATATGATATGTAAAAACATGACGTGA
- a CDS encoding sodium-translocating pyrophosphatase: protein MFIIGLVSLAGVIYLAAQKGASDLTWLAPLGSLLALLFVVYLVFRIFRYSEGTEEMRRIAAAVREGANAYLKRQYTVVSIYFAVMFVVLALMAWWGDYLAAPVPFAFLTGGFFSGLCGYLGMKIATNSSARTAFAAQQSLNSGLRVAFSSGATMGLMVVGFGLLDLSIWFYLLNNWLYSNLPEAERIWTVTSTMLTFEMGASSQALFARVGGGIYTKGADVGADLVGKVEAGIPEDDPRNPATIADNVGDNVGDVAGMGADLYESYVGSIVATMALGAGAFAKHGLALQSVTVPLVIAAVGVVASILGTFLVRSGERATQSTLLWALRRGIWFSAAVIAIATFFVVRATLGSNYDGVYGAVLTGLAVGLIIGYFTEFFTSDEYRPTRSIAEAAETGHATVIIQGMAMGMLSTAIPVVTVGLGIFFSFWLAHGFQEPVMGLYGIGIAALGMLSTLGITLASDAYGPVADNAGGNAEMAGLPPEVRERTDALDALGNTTAATGKGFAIGSAALTALALISAYKEEVVKFLVNSDRFRVFLQEIGKLPANFDKLSQLAKVEFFNALPEKTTFLKSYFNITLENPKVIIGLFIGGMLPFLFCSMTMQAVGKAAGAIIREVRRQIRELGILEGKNKPDYASCVRISTAAAQKEMILPALLAIIAPILIGILLGSEGLVGLLSGALVSGFVLAVMMANAGGAWDNAKKFIEKGNLGGKGSEAHKAAVTGDTVGDPFKDTSGPSLNILIKLMSMVSVVFASFIVKNALF, encoded by the coding sequence ATGTTCATCATCGGGCTGGTCTCGCTTGCGGGTGTTATATACCTGGCGGCTCAGAAGGGAGCGTCTGATCTGACGTGGCTGGCGCCGCTGGGTTCGCTCCTCGCCCTCCTGTTCGTGGTGTATCTGGTCTTCAGGATATTCCGTTATAGCGAGGGCACTGAGGAGATGCGAAGGATAGCAGCGGCCGTTCGTGAGGGAGCGAACGCTTATCTGAAACGGCAGTATACGGTCGTCTCGATCTATTTCGCCGTGATGTTCGTTGTCCTGGCGCTTATGGCGTGGTGGGGTGATTACCTCGCGGCACCCGTTCCATTCGCCTTCCTGACAGGAGGGTTCTTTTCAGGTCTATGCGGTTACCTGGGGATGAAGATCGCCACCAATTCCAGCGCCAGGACGGCATTTGCGGCCCAACAGAGCCTTAACAGCGGACTGAGGGTGGCCTTTTCAAGCGGTGCCACGATGGGGCTGATGGTCGTCGGATTCGGTCTGTTGGATCTAAGCATCTGGTTTTACCTGCTGAACAACTGGCTTTACAGCAATCTGCCTGAGGCCGAGAGGATCTGGACGGTCACGAGCACGATGTTAACCTTCGAGATGGGAGCGAGCTCCCAGGCGTTGTTCGCACGTGTGGGCGGCGGCATCTACACCAAAGGCGCCGATGTCGGAGCTGATCTTGTCGGCAAAGTCGAGGCCGGTATCCCCGAAGACGATCCGCGCAACCCCGCCACGATCGCCGATAACGTCGGGGATAACGTAGGGGATGTCGCCGGAATGGGAGCAGACCTGTATGAGTCCTATGTCGGATCGATAGTCGCCACGATGGCCCTCGGCGCGGGAGCGTTCGCCAAACATGGGCTTGCGCTACAAAGCGTTACCGTTCCGCTCGTCATAGCCGCCGTGGGGGTTGTCGCCTCAATACTCGGCACCTTCCTGGTTCGATCCGGCGAGAGAGCCACACAATCGACGCTGCTGTGGGCGCTGCGCAGAGGGATCTGGTTCAGCGCGGCGGTCATAGCCATCGCCACCTTCTTCGTGGTCAGGGCTACTTTAGGATCGAATTACGACGGAGTCTACGGCGCCGTTCTGACGGGCCTGGCCGTTGGGTTGATCATCGGATACTTCACCGAGTTCTTCACCTCAGACGAATACCGGCCGACTAGGTCCATAGCTGAAGCCGCCGAGACGGGCCATGCCACGGTCATCATCCAGGGCATGGCGATGGGCATGCTCAGCACCGCCATACCCGTTGTGACGGTCGGTCTGGGGATCTTCTTCAGCTTCTGGCTGGCGCACGGATTTCAGGAACCAGTGATGGGCCTTTACGGGATAGGCATCGCCGCCTTGGGTATGCTCAGCACGTTGGGGATCACCCTCGCCTCCGACGCCTATGGACCTGTCGCCGATAACGCCGGCGGAAACGCCGAAATGGCAGGACTTCCTCCTGAGGTCCGGGAGAGAACGGATGCCCTGGATGCCCTTGGGAACACAACAGCCGCCACCGGAAAGGGATTCGCCATCGGCTCGGCTGCCCTGACCGCCTTGGCGTTGATCTCCGCCTACAAGGAGGAGGTCGTCAAATTCCTGGTAAACTCCGATCGTTTCAGGGTTTTCCTCCAGGAGATCGGCAAACTTCCGGCGAACTTCGACAAGCTCAGCCAACTGGCAAAGGTCGAGTTTTTCAACGCTCTCCCTGAGAAAACCACCTTTCTCAAGAGCTACTTCAACATCACACTTGAAAACCCCAAGGTGATAATCGGGCTCTTTATAGGAGGAATGCTGCCGTTCTTGTTCTGCTCGATGACGATGCAGGCCGTGGGAAAGGCCGCCGGGGCGATCATCCGTGAGGTCAGACGGCAGATCCGCGAACTGGGTATACTTGAGGGCAAAAACAAACCGGATTACGCCAGTTGCGTGAGGATAAGCACCGCTGCAGCTCAGAAGGAGATGATACTTCCGGCACTGCTCGCTATCATCGCGCCGATCCTCATCGGTATACTTCTGGGTAGCGAAGGGCTGGTCGGATTGCTATCTGGTGCTCTGGTCAGCGGATTTGTGTTGGCCGTGATGATGGCCAACGCCGGCGGCGCTTGGGATAATGCCAAAAAGTTCATCGAGAAGGGAAACTTAGGCGGCAAGGGTTCCGAGGCCCATAAAGCTGCCGTCACAGGCGATACGGTCGGAGACCCGTTCAAGGACACATCGGGGCCGTCCCTCAACATTCTCATCAAGCTGATGTCCATGGTCTCTGTCGTCTTCGCCTCCTTTATCGTCAAAAACGCCCTGTTCTGA
- a CDS encoding site-specific DNA-methyltransferase, which produces MGGSSSQVIVSDGKRKLLDIGYEKTCDCDPSHINCLTPKEWIKAQIGVWQFNYEKRDIRDKRLHPATFPISLAAKVISLFTHRGELVVDPFVGSGTTLVAARDLDRNAVGFDLKKEYIDLCNERLRQLTLTGSSKQLAIQDDARNIPLYFKEEMISLIFTSPPYANLLNRQRRNKSRRGDERKNEQFMKVEQYSQDPRDLGTLSPAEFGKALEEIFGNMLPLLKPKGHCVINIPDMWWRDKRITLHIIVVEALRKAGYELRNIIIWDRTNIVNRVGIFGWPSNYITMGTTFEYLLHFWRPPGDPDISNRSYSLGCSIYG; this is translated from the coding sequence ATGGGTGGAAGTTCGTCACAGGTTATCGTGTCTGATGGTAAAAGGAAACTTCTTGATATCGGCTATGAGAAAACCTGTGATTGTGACCCTTCTCATATTAACTGCCTCACCCCTAAAGAGTGGATAAAAGCTCAGATTGGCGTATGGCAGTTTAACTATGAAAAAAGAGATATCAGGGATAAACGTTTGCATCCCGCGACCTTTCCGATAAGTTTAGCCGCTAAGGTCATCTCGCTGTTCACACATAGGGGAGAGCTGGTTGTCGATCCGTTTGTTGGGAGCGGAACAACCTTAGTAGCTGCCAGAGACCTGGACCGTAACGCAGTTGGATTTGACTTGAAGAAGGAGTATATAGATCTCTGTAATGAGCGCCTGCGCCAACTCACATTAACTGGCAGCAGTAAGCAACTGGCGATTCAAGATGACGCACGCAACATACCACTCTACTTTAAGGAGGAGATGATCTCTTTGATATTTACGTCTCCCCCCTATGCTAATCTTCTAAACCGTCAGAGAAGGAACAAGAGCAGAAGGGGTGATGAAAGGAAAAACGAACAGTTCATGAAGGTTGAACAATACAGTCAAGATCCTCGGGATCTAGGGACTCTATCTCCGGCGGAATTCGGTAAAGCGCTTGAGGAGATCTTCGGTAATATGCTGCCTTTGTTAAAGCCCAAGGGACATTGTGTCATAAACATACCGGATATGTGGTGGAGAGATAAGCGCATTACGTTACATATCATCGTTGTGGAGGCGCTTCGTAAAGCCGGTTATGAGTTGAGAAATATAATAATCTGGGATCGGACCAATATCGTAAACAGAGTGGGAATCTTCGGATGGCCCTCCAATTACATCACGATGGGAACGACTTTCGAGTATCTGCTTCATTTCTGGCGCCCACCTGGTGATCCTGACATCTCGAATCGCTCTTATTCCCTTGGGTGTAGTATCTATGGCTAA